One stretch of Streptomyces peucetius DNA includes these proteins:
- the xdhB gene encoding xanthine dehydrogenase molybdopterin binding subunit, producing MSHLSERPEKPVVGVSMPHESAVQHVTGTALYTDDLVQRTKDVLHAYPVQAMLAHGRITALRTEPALAVPGVVRVLTGADVPGVNDAGMKHDEPLFPDEVMFHGHAVAWVLGETLEAARLGAAAVEVELDEQPALVTLQDAIAAGSYHGAQPLMETGDIAAGFADSAHVFTGEFQFAGQEHFYLETHAALAQVDENGQVFIQSSTQHPSETQEIVSHVLGVPAHEVTVQCLRMGGGFGGKEMQPHGFAAVAALGAKLTGRPVRFRLNRTQDLTMSGKRHGFHATWKIGFDADGRIQALDATLVADGGWSLDLSEPVLARALCHIDNTYWIPNARVAGRIARTNTVSNTAFRGFGGPQGMLVIEDILGRCAPRLGLDPMELRERNFYQPGQGQTTPYGQPVTQAERISTVWQRVQDDAGIADRRREIAAFNAAHPDTKRALAVTGIKFGISFNLTAFNQGGALVLIYKDGSVLINHGGTEMGQGLHTKMMQVAATTLGIPLHKVRLAPTRTDKVPNTSATAASSGADLNGGAIKNACEQLRERLLQVAASQLGGNASDVRIVEGVARVLGSDKELAWDDLVRTAYFQRVQLSAAGFYRTEGLHWDAKAFRGSPFKYFALGAAATEVEVDGFTGAYRIRRVDIVHDVGDSLSPLIDIGQVEGGFVQGAGWLTLEDLRWDTGDGPNRGRLLTQAASTYKLPSFSEMPEEFNVTLLENATEEGAVYGSKAVGEPPLMLAFSVREALRQAAAAFGPAGVSVELASPATPEAVYWAIEAARGGDAQLGDHARNGSEIRAGASALSNA from the coding sequence ATGAGTCATTTGTCCGAGCGTCCCGAAAAGCCTGTCGTCGGCGTGTCGATGCCGCACGAGAGTGCCGTGCAACACGTCACCGGTACCGCGCTCTACACCGACGACCTGGTCCAGCGCACCAAGGACGTGCTGCACGCCTACCCGGTCCAGGCCATGTTGGCCCACGGCCGGATCACCGCGCTGCGCACGGAGCCCGCGCTCGCCGTGCCCGGTGTGGTCCGCGTGCTGACCGGTGCCGACGTGCCCGGCGTCAACGACGCCGGCATGAAGCACGACGAGCCGCTGTTCCCCGACGAGGTCATGTTCCACGGCCACGCGGTCGCCTGGGTGCTCGGTGAGACCCTGGAGGCTGCCCGGCTCGGTGCGGCGGCCGTCGAGGTGGAACTCGACGAACAGCCTGCCTTGGTCACGCTGCAGGACGCGATCGCGGCGGGCAGCTACCACGGCGCCCAGCCCCTGATGGAGACCGGCGACATCGCCGCCGGATTCGCCGACTCCGCGCACGTGTTCACCGGTGAGTTCCAGTTCGCCGGTCAGGAACACTTCTATCTCGAGACGCATGCGGCGCTGGCCCAGGTGGACGAGAACGGGCAGGTGTTCATCCAGAGCAGCACCCAGCACCCGTCGGAGACCCAGGAAATCGTCTCGCACGTGCTCGGCGTGCCCGCCCACGAGGTGACGGTGCAGTGCCTGCGGATGGGCGGCGGCTTCGGCGGCAAGGAGATGCAGCCGCACGGCTTCGCGGCCGTCGCCGCGCTCGGCGCCAAGCTGACCGGCCGTCCGGTCCGGTTCCGGCTCAACCGGACTCAGGACCTGACCATGTCCGGCAAGCGGCACGGGTTCCACGCCACCTGGAAGATCGGCTTCGACGCGGACGGCCGCATCCAGGCCCTCGACGCCACCCTGGTCGCGGACGGCGGCTGGAGCCTGGACCTGTCCGAGCCGGTCCTTGCCCGCGCGCTGTGCCACATCGACAACACGTACTGGATTCCCAACGCGCGCGTCGCCGGTCGCATCGCCAGGACCAACACGGTCTCCAACACCGCCTTCCGCGGCTTCGGCGGACCGCAGGGCATGCTGGTGATCGAGGACATCCTGGGCCGCTGCGCACCGCGGCTCGGCCTGGACCCCATGGAGCTGCGCGAGCGCAACTTCTACCAGCCGGGCCAGGGCCAGACGACGCCGTACGGACAGCCGGTCACGCAGGCCGAACGGATCTCCACCGTCTGGCAGCGGGTGCAGGACGACGCCGGCATCGCCGACCGCAGGCGCGAGATCGCGGCTTTCAACGCCGCGCACCCGGACACCAAGCGGGCGCTTGCGGTCACGGGCATCAAGTTCGGCATCTCGTTCAACCTCACCGCCTTCAACCAGGGCGGCGCGCTGGTGCTGATCTACAAGGACGGCTCGGTCCTGATCAACCACGGCGGCACCGAGATGGGCCAGGGCCTGCACACCAAGATGATGCAGGTGGCCGCGACCACGCTGGGCATCCCGCTGCACAAGGTCCGGCTTGCTCCCACGCGTACCGACAAGGTGCCCAACACCTCGGCCACCGCCGCCAGTTCCGGGGCGGACCTCAACGGCGGGGCGATCAAGAACGCCTGTGAGCAGTTGCGCGAGCGGCTGCTGCAGGTGGCCGCCTCCCAGCTGGGCGGCAACGCCTCGGACGTGCGCATCGTCGAGGGCGTCGCACGCGTTCTCGGCAGCGACAAGGAGCTGGCCTGGGACGACCTGGTGCGCACCGCGTACTTCCAGCGGGTTCAGTTGTCCGCGGCCGGCTTCTACCGGACCGAGGGGCTGCACTGGGACGCGAAGGCGTTCCGGGGCTCGCCGTTCAAGTACTTCGCCCTGGGCGCCGCCGCGACCGAGGTCGAGGTGGACGGCTTCACCGGCGCGTACCGCATCCGGCGCGTGGACATCGTGCACGATGTCGGCGACAGCCTGTCTCCGCTGATCGACATCGGTCAGGTCGAGGGTGGCTTCGTGCAGGGCGCGGGCTGGCTGACGCTGGAGGACCTGCGCTGGGACACCGGCGACGGGCCCAACCGCGGCCGGCTGCTCACCCAGGCGGCGAGCACCTACAAGCTGCCGAGCTTCTCGGAGATGCCCGAGGAGTTCAACGTCACGCTCCTGGAGAACGCCACCGAAGAGGGCGCGGTGTACGGGTCCAAGGCGGTGGGTGAGCCTCCGCTGATGCTGGCGTTCTCGGTGCGCGAGGCGTTGCGGCAGGCCGCCGCGGCATTCGGGCCCGCCGGGGTCAGCGTGGAACTCGCCTCCCCCGCGACACCGGAGGCGGTGTACTGGGCGATCGAAGCAGCCCGCGGCGGCGACGCGCAGCTGGGCGACCACGCTCGCAACGGCAGCGAGATCCGTGCCGGCGCGAGCGCTCTGAGCAATGCCTGA
- a CDS encoding xanthine dehydrogenase small subunit: MVAARITVNGKEAPISPAAPHTTVLDFLRDRGLTGTKEGCAEGECGACSVLVARPGTNKPTDWVAVNACLVPVAALDGQEIVTSEGLATAGEAGTPPTLHPVQEEMAVRGGSQCGYCTPGFVCSMAAEYYRPDRCAHAEADGDTDAEADGTDPEHGPNGFDLHALSGNLCRCTGYRPIRDAAFAVGAPAEEDPLAQRREQSPPEPVATEYARDGSAFLRPGTLAEALQVLRERPEAVVVAGSTDWGVEVNIRSRRASCVVAIDRLAEMRELRVESGHIEIGAALTLTEIERRLDGEVPLLAELFPQFASRLIRNSATIGGNLGTGSPIGDSPPVLLALEASVVLADADGERVVPLAEYFTGYRQSVRRPGELIRAVSIPLPLSPVTGFHKIAKRRFDDISSVAVAFALDIEDGVVRKARIGLGGVAATPIRALATEAALQGRPWSAETVEAAARVMRGEGTPMGDHRASSLYRSAMLGQSLRKLHAQTTEAVSS; this comes from the coding sequence ATGGTAGCGGCGCGGATCACGGTCAACGGCAAAGAAGCACCGATTTCACCGGCTGCGCCCCACACCACGGTGCTGGATTTCCTGCGCGACCGCGGCCTCACCGGCACCAAGGAGGGCTGCGCCGAGGGTGAATGCGGCGCCTGTTCGGTCCTGGTGGCCCGGCCCGGGACGAACAAGCCCACCGACTGGGTGGCGGTCAACGCCTGCCTGGTGCCGGTCGCGGCGCTCGACGGTCAGGAGATCGTCACCTCCGAGGGTCTCGCCACCGCCGGTGAAGCCGGCACGCCGCCCACGCTGCACCCGGTGCAGGAGGAGATGGCGGTCCGTGGCGGCTCCCAGTGCGGTTACTGCACACCGGGATTCGTGTGCAGCATGGCCGCCGAGTACTACCGGCCCGACCGCTGTGCGCACGCGGAGGCGGACGGGGACACGGATGCGGAGGCCGACGGTACCGACCCCGAGCACGGTCCGAACGGTTTCGATCTGCACGCGCTGAGCGGAAACCTTTGCCGCTGCACCGGTTACCGCCCGATTCGTGATGCCGCGTTCGCCGTCGGCGCGCCCGCCGAGGAGGACCCCCTGGCGCAGCGTCGCGAACAGTCCCCGCCGGAGCCGGTCGCCACCGAATACGCCCGGGACGGCAGTGCGTTCCTGCGGCCGGGAACCCTGGCCGAAGCGCTGCAGGTACTGCGCGAGCGGCCCGAAGCGGTGGTGGTCGCCGGCAGCACCGACTGGGGTGTGGAAGTGAACATCCGTTCACGCCGGGCGAGTTGCGTGGTCGCCATCGACCGGCTGGCCGAAATGCGGGAGCTGCGCGTCGAGTCGGGCCACATCGAGATCGGGGCGGCGCTGACGCTCACCGAGATCGAGCGCAGGCTCGACGGTGAAGTTCCGCTCCTTGCGGAGCTGTTCCCGCAGTTCGCGTCCCGGCTCATCCGCAACAGTGCGACCATCGGCGGCAACCTCGGTACCGGCTCGCCGATCGGTGACAGCCCTCCGGTGCTGCTCGCGCTGGAGGCGTCGGTGGTGCTCGCCGACGCCGACGGTGAGCGCGTGGTCCCGCTGGCGGAGTACTTCACGGGCTACCGGCAGAGCGTCCGTCGCCCCGGTGAGCTGATCCGCGCGGTGAGCATTCCGCTGCCGCTGTCGCCGGTCACGGGCTTCCACAAGATCGCCAAGCGGCGCTTCGACGACATCTCCAGCGTGGCGGTCGCGTTCGCGCTCGACATCGAGGACGGCGTCGTCCGCAAGGCACGCATCGGCCTCGGCGGCGTGGCCGCCACCCCGATCCGCGCGCTCGCCACCGAGGCGGCCCTTCAGGGCAGGCCGTGGTCGGCGGAGACCGTCGAGGCCGCGGCCCGGGTGATGCGGGGCGAGGGCACGCCGATGGGCGATCACCGCGCCAGCTCCCTCTACCGTTCCGCGATGCTCGGCCAGAGCCTGCGGAAGCTGCACGCACAGACCACCGAGGCGGTGTCGTCATGA